One Doryrhamphus excisus isolate RoL2022-K1 chromosome 17, RoL_Dexc_1.0, whole genome shotgun sequence genomic region harbors:
- the kiaa1143 gene encoding uncharacterized protein KIAA1143 homolog has protein sequence MNKGKASGVSWVKPAEPSFLQKFKKDVGYKEGPTVDTKRHTMPAPDDDSGSDREDESPQIVVLEDGDLTSEEVKHLKEGAPPKEGLEKSRILPLSPENPPLADGKILFKKPVKRSSSDKFQGITASSRKKKCDEAEREDKKEVNSGKKVKNNSLLSFGCDDEEEED, from the exons ATGAATAAGGGCAAGGCCAGCGGTGTGTCGTGGGTGAAACCAGCGGAGCCATCTTTTCTGCAGAAGTTTAAAAAAGATGTTGGTTACAAAGAAGGACCGACTGTTGACACAAAG CGACACACGATGCCAGCGCCGGATGACGATAGCGGGAGTGATCGGGAGGATGAATCGCCTCAAATCGTCGTCCTTGAAGACGGAGACCTGACCTCAGAGGAAGTGAAACATCTCAAAGAGGGAGCGCCACCAAAAGAAGGTTTGGAGAAAAGTAGGATTTTACCCCTGTCGCCAGAAAACCCGCCGCTTGCCGATGGGAAGATCCTCTTCAAGAAACCAGTCAAGCGCTCATCCTCAGACAAATTTCAAGGTATCACTGCCAGCTCCCGCAAGAAGAAGTGTGATGAAGCCGAGAGAGAGGATAAGAAGGAGGTGAATTCTGGGAAAAAGGTGAAAAACAACAGCCTTCTGTCATTTGGGTGCGatgacgaggaagaggaggactgA